One genomic region from Lates calcarifer isolate ASB-BC8 linkage group LG10, TLL_Latcal_v3, whole genome shotgun sequence encodes:
- the prr33 gene encoding mucin-2 has protein sequence MAVAYSAVTQPGLLSQQYPPPLLPKPGKDNVRLQKLLKRTAKKKASAQASQSAAPFRSSLSPVNEASPDLEHSDHSTPPRTPETPFNLYSIQQPPRFTVRPLYQHVASPYPHRATYGRATRFSPQTVGIPSYSYSQHVTTVSTYSSSAYHTGVSPALGPVAQPAVPKISMPASSVSETVPATDVTKPAFSTSAETHAGPRPTVAVATPQPKATSLGPTPYTAAGGQAVIRPLTVLTPLVKSKSPRPTFKATEPSRSPKPMFDVPQIRMYTASTSYYETSRTPPVYDTAELTAIGGTVPPNKIPAETKQDLTPVSEVRRGMTQTGQPPLLGTDPQRRTPTSEIKRGTTPTAEISRVVTPTSEIKRTTPTSEIKRATPTAELKRATPTPEIKRATPTAEIKRATPTPEIKRATPTAEIKRATPTAEIKRATPTAEIKRTTPTVEIKRATPTSEIRVKTPTYEFQSSRTSAGRPKTPAYHVTRAPTPVFEISRPNPLLFAVSPITVEPERPRTCKTSSAVSNSSTSQSVMTTEPKPAETITNGDISSDVTPAAKPIQQSLTKSKSEPALTREKTPTAPAGSQRPKTPPSEPATPAVTSYGYQRPKTPTYEASRLMSTSPGYKRPRTPTGVSPVAFQRPKTPSQVAQKSKSGYRGLTPSEYAAYGGIKTYTPAFGISGSKAATQEEVTKDGSAESQSKTPSQEPSVKAPSTAEVSKVKETPKDVDKPNLRDEKVSSTPSIPIIVVSQASDASGTTITQETSTVTSQVTVKQEKTVIQETPKAKPPPAEVKTPEKQKVETPIQEVIKPKTKTPEAKHPLPKGGDQDPLKAVRKLLGKDKVQTAEQKAGTGTKVKVSEQKEPAKPVTTTRTQAEGSKPAPALLTKVPAAESAESEDKGKDKKAEAAVKPASEKKEGDESLPAAEPLLKVIQKPKGVKSKVSGWSRLKKHMVVEQEEPKFPEDGSPKETTGQDQNEVKKADEKADDKSGTQDENQTKDTPKATKMWDAVLFQMFSTKENIMHQIELNKSEEEKKEQAKDELNEIPSFAYRLPVLLFSPRFDAKKLKEAASRPVTKISTVFEMGLIGRKGKEEEQKDFNRTARGFTAT, from the coding sequence ATGGCTGTTGCTTATAGTGCTGTAACCCAACCGGGCCTGCTTTCCCAGCAGTATCCCCCGCCCCTGCTGCCTAAACCTGGAAAAGACAATGTTCGTCTTCAGAAGCTCCTCAAGAGAACCGCCAAGAAAAAGGCCTCCGCTCAAGCGTCACAGTCCGCAGCACCTTTCCGCTCCAGCCTTTCCCCTGTGAATGAAGCAAGCCCTGACCTTGAGCACAGTGACCACTCCACCCCTCCCCGCACTCCTGAGACACCATTCAACCTCTACAGCATCCAGCAGCCTCCACGGTTCACCGTCAGGCCGCTGTATCAACACGTGGCATCTCCTTACCCACACCGTGCAACCTATGGCAGAGCAACAAGGTTCTCGCCTCAGACAGTGGGAATCCCGTCATACTCCTACTCGCAGCATGTCACCACAGTTTCTACATATTCTTCATCAGCCTACCATACTGGAGTCTCACCAGCTCTGGGCCCAGTCGCCCAGCCAGCGGTACCTAAAATATCCATGCCAGCATCTTCTGTTTCTGAGACAGTACCAGCTACTGACGTGACAAAGCCAGCTTTTAGCACATCTGCTGAAACTCATGCTGGTCCAAGACCCACTGTAGCTGTAGCAACTCCACAGCCAAAAGCCACAAGTCTGGGTCCAACTCCGTATACAGCAGCAGGAGGTCAAGCTGTGATTCGACCTCTCACTGTGTTGACCCCGCTTGTCAAATCCAAAAGCCCTCGTCCAACATTCAAAGCGACTGAACCTTCAAGGTCACCCAAACCGATGTTTGATGTCCCTCAAATTAGGATGTACACTGCGAGCACATCGTACTACGAGACATCCAGGACCCCGCCGGTGTACGACACAGCTGAACTAACTGCTATTGGTGGCACAGTACCTCCAAATAAAATAccagcagaaacaaaacaagatctGACTCCAGTGTCTGAGGTCAGAAGAGGTATGACACAGACGGGTCAACCTCCTTTATTGGGCACAGATCCCCAAAGAAGAACACCAACTTCAGAAATTAAAAGAGGCACTACGCCAACAGCAGAGATCAGTAGAGTCGTAACTCCTACCTCTGAAATCAAAAGAACAACCCCAACATCTGAAATCAAAAGGGCTACTCCAACGGCTGAACTCAAAAGAGCTACTCCAACGCCTGAAATCAAAAGAGCTACTCCTACGGCTGAAATCAAAAGAGCTACTCCAACGCCTGAAATCAAAAGAGCTACTCCTACGGCTGAAATCAAAAGAGCTACTCCTACGGCTGAAATCAAAAGAGCTACTCCTACGGCTGAAATCAAAAGAACTACTCCTACGGTTGAAATCAAAAGAGCTACTCCAACATCTGAAATCAGAGTTAAAACACCAACTTATGAGTTCCAATCATCAAGAACTTCGGCAGGACGGCCTAAAACTCCAGCATACCATGTGACCCGGGCTCCAACACCTGTCTTTGAAATCTCAAGGCCCAATCCTCTCTTGTTTGCAGTGTCACCAATTACAGTAGAGCCAGAGAGGCCAAGAACATGCAAAACGTCTTCTGCTGTGAGCAATTCATCCACTTCCCAAAGTGTGATGACAACTGAGCCTAAGCCTGCTGAAACAATAACGAATGGGGACATTAGTTCAGACGTGACACCTGCAGCTAAACCAATCCAACAAAGTTTAACAAAGTCAAAATCAGAGCCTGCTTTGACAAGAGAAAAGACCCCAACTGCTCCAGCTGGATCTCAAAGACCTAAAACTCCTCCATCTGAGCCAGCAACACCAGCAGTGACTTCTTATGGCTATCAGAGGCCTAAGACTCCAACATATGAGGCATCTCGACTTATGTCCACATCACCTGGCTATAAAAGACCAAGGACACCTACTGGTGTATCACCTGTAGCCTTTCAGAGACCTAAAACTCCAAGTCAAGTGGCTCAAAAGTCAAAGTCTGGCTATCGTGGATTGACACCTTCTGAATATGCTGCTTACGGTGGAATCAAAACTTACACTCCAGCATTTGGTATCTCGGGTTCTAAGGCAGCAACTCAAGAGGAGGTTACAAAAGATGGTTCAGCGGAATCCCAAAGTAAAACACCAAGCCAAGAACCATCTGTGAAAGCACCTTCAACAGCTGAAGTGTCTAAGGTCAAAGAAACCCCAAAAGATGTAGATAAACCAAATCTGAGAGATGAGAAGGTTTCCTCCACCCCCTCAATCCCTATTATTGTTGTTTCACAAGCATCTGACGCCTCAGGAACAACGATAACACAAGAGACAAGTACCGTAACCAGTCAGGTTacagtaaaacaagaaaaaacagtaATTCAAGAAACACCAAAGGCTAAACCTCCACCAGCAGAGGTGAAGACTCCTGAGAAACAGAAGGTGGAAACACCAATTCAGGAAGTCATCAAGCCAAAGACAAAAACTCCTGAAGCCAAACATCCTCTGCCCAAAGGTGGTGACCAAGATCCTCTGAAGGCAGTAAGGAAACTGTTAGGCAAGGATAAAGTTCAGACTGCCGAGCAGAAAGCTGGAACTGGGACAAAAGTTAAAGTCTCAGAGCAAAAAGAGCCAGCGAAGCCTGTAACTACCACCAGGACTCAAGCTGAAGGCTCAAAGCCAGCACCTGCTCTGCTTACTAAAGTACCTGCTGCTGAATCAGCAGAAAgtgaagacaaaggaaaagataAGAAAGCAGAAGCCGCAGTTAAACCTGCATCTGAGAAAAAGGAAGGCGACGAGTCCCTCCCAGCAGCTGAGCCCCTTCTTAAAGTCATACAAAAGCCGAAGGGAGTGAAATCAAAAGTGAGTGGTTGGTCCCGACTTAAAAAGCACATGGTAGTGGAGCAGGAGGAGCCCAAATTTCCAGAAGATGGCTCTCCGAAGGAGACCACTGGGCAGGACCAGAACGAGGTGAAAAAGGCTGATGAGAAGGCCGACGACAAGTCTGGCACTCAGGATGAGAACCAAACCAAAGACACTCCCAAGGCGACAAAGATGTGGGACGCTGTCCTCTTCCAAATGTTTTCCACTAAAGAGAACATCATGCACCAGATCGAGTTGAATAAAAgcgaggaggagaagaaggaacaGGCGAAGGATGAGCTCAACGAGATACCGTCATTTGCGTACCGGCTGCCTGTGCTGCTTTTTAGCCCAAGGTTTGACGCTAAAAAGCTTAAAGAGGCGGCATCGAGGCCGGTGACAAAAATTTCTACTGTGTTTGAAATGGGTCTGATTGGGCGGAAAGGTAAAGAAGAGGAACAAAAAGACTTTAATAGAACAGCAAGGGGGTTCACTGCTACTTAA
- the tnnt3a gene encoding troponin T type 3a (skeletal, fast) isoform X3 — protein sequence MFHHPRALKVGAEEEKPKFKPTAPKIPDGEKVDFDDIQKKRQNKDLIELQALIDAHFECRKKEEEELIALKERIEKRRAERAEQQRVRAEKEKERQARREEERRIKEEADAKKKADEEAKKKSALSSMGSNYSSHLQRADQKRGGKKETEREKKKKILAARRKALNIDHLNEDKLKDKINELHEWMCQLESEKFDHMERLKRQKYEVTTLRKRVEELSKFSKKGAAARRRK from the exons ATGTTTCACCACCCCAGGGCTCTAAAAGTCGGGGCCGAGG AGGAGAAGCCAAAATTCAA GCCCACCGCTCCAAAGATCCCAGACGGTGAGAAAGTGGACTTTGAT GACATCCAGAAGAAGCGTCAGAACAAGGATCTGATCGAGCTGCAGGCCCTGATCGATGCTCACTTTGAGTgcaggaagaaggaggaggaggagctgatcGCCCTCAAGGAGAGAATT GAGAAGCGTCGCGCTGAGAGGGCCGAGCAGCAGAGGGTCCGTGCTGAGAAGGAAAAGGAGCGCCAGGCCAGACGTGAG GAGGAGAGGCGGATCAAGGAGGAGGCTGACGCCAAGAAGAAGGCAGATGAGGAGGCCAAGAAGAAGTCGGCTCTGTCCAGCATGGGCTCCAACTACAGCAGTCACCTGCAGAGA GCCGAccagaagagaggaggaaagaaggagactgagagagagaagaagaagaagatccTGGCCGCCAGGCGCAAGGCACTCAACATCGACCATCTGAACGAGGACAAGCTGAA GGATAAGATCAATGAGCTGCATGAATGGATGTGCCAGCTGGAGTCTGAGAAGTTCGACCACATGGAGAGACTGAAGAGGCAGAAGTACGAG gttaCAACCCTGCGTAAGAGAGTGGAGGAGCTCAGTAAATT
- the tnnt3a gene encoding troponin T type 3a (skeletal, fast) isoform X4, translating to MFHHPRALKVGAEEEKPKFKPTAPKIPDGEKVDFDDIQKKRQNKDLIELQALIDAHFECRKKEEEELIALKERIEKRRAERAEQQRVRAEKEKERQARREEERRIKEEADAKKKADEEAKKKSALSSMGSNYSSHLQRADQKRGGKKETEREKKKKILAARRKALNIDHLNEDKLKDKINELHEWMCQLESEKFDHMERLKRQKYEVLTYRNRIDELQKHSKKGAAARRRK from the exons ATGTTTCACCACCCCAGGGCTCTAAAAGTCGGGGCCGAGG AGGAGAAGCCAAAATTCAA GCCCACCGCTCCAAAGATCCCAGACGGTGAGAAAGTGGACTTTGAT GACATCCAGAAGAAGCGTCAGAACAAGGATCTGATCGAGCTGCAGGCCCTGATCGATGCTCACTTTGAGTgcaggaagaaggaggaggaggagctgatcGCCCTCAAGGAGAGAATT GAGAAGCGTCGCGCTGAGAGGGCCGAGCAGCAGAGGGTCCGTGCTGAGAAGGAAAAGGAGCGCCAGGCCAGACGTGAG GAGGAGAGGCGGATCAAGGAGGAGGCTGACGCCAAGAAGAAGGCAGATGAGGAGGCCAAGAAGAAGTCGGCTCTGTCCAGCATGGGCTCCAACTACAGCAGTCACCTGCAGAGA GCCGAccagaagagaggaggaaagaaggagactgagagagagaagaagaagaagatccTGGCCGCCAGGCGCAAGGCACTCAACATCGACCATCTGAACGAGGACAAGCTGAA GGATAAGATCAATGAGCTGCATGAATGGATGTGCCAGCTGGAGTCTGAGAAGTTCGACCACATGGAGAGACTGAAGAGGCAGAAGTACGAG GTGCTCACGTACAGGAATCGCATTGATGAGTTGCAGAAGCA
- the tnnt3a gene encoding troponin T type 3a (skeletal, fast) isoform X5, protein MSDTEEVGVEEEKPKFKPTAPKIPDGEKVDFDDIQKKRQNKDLIELQALIDAHFECRKKEEEELIALKERIEKRRAERAEQQRVRAEKEKERQARREEERRIKEEADAKKKADEEAKKKSALSSMGSNYSSHLQRADQKRGGKKETEREKKKKILAARRKALNIDHLNEDKLKDKINELHEWMCQLESEKFDHMERLKRQKYEVTTLRKRVEELSKFSKKGAAARRRK, encoded by the exons ATGTCTGACACAGAGGAAGT CGGGGTCGAGG AGGAGAAGCCAAAATTCAA GCCCACCGCTCCAAAGATCCCAGACGGTGAGAAAGTGGACTTTGAT GACATCCAGAAGAAGCGTCAGAACAAGGATCTGATCGAGCTGCAGGCCCTGATCGATGCTCACTTTGAGTgcaggaagaaggaggaggaggagctgatcGCCCTCAAGGAGAGAATT GAGAAGCGTCGCGCTGAGAGGGCCGAGCAGCAGAGGGTCCGTGCTGAGAAGGAAAAGGAGCGCCAGGCCAGACGTGAG GAGGAGAGGCGGATCAAGGAGGAGGCTGACGCCAAGAAGAAGGCAGATGAGGAGGCCAAGAAGAAGTCGGCTCTGTCCAGCATGGGCTCCAACTACAGCAGTCACCTGCAGAGA GCCGAccagaagagaggaggaaagaaggagactgagagagagaagaagaagaagatccTGGCCGCCAGGCGCAAGGCACTCAACATCGACCATCTGAACGAGGACAAGCTGAA GGATAAGATCAATGAGCTGCATGAATGGATGTGCCAGCTGGAGTCTGAGAAGTTCGACCACATGGAGAGACTGAAGAGGCAGAAGTACGAG gttaCAACCCTGCGTAAGAGAGTGGAGGAGCTCAGTAAATT